The following nucleotide sequence is from Mugil cephalus isolate CIBA_MC_2020 chromosome 18, CIBA_Mcephalus_1.1, whole genome shotgun sequence.
gtgcgctatccctcagacagttcttctaccggctctgtttaccttcttcttctgcgactggcgttcttggatgtttttgttccggggtcacatgctAGCACGGGGGTTGTCGAGAAtacgcacacgcattatccgattaaaATGTGTGGTTCAGCGTATACATGacagagaaaattgaattccCGTtgtattatctgggtgtcttaatcggataatgagaactctgattttaatcggagtaacgtgtttacatgcacttaagttctcctgttatagtccgatttttttcaagtgcatgtaaacacactgatcaTTTCTCAAACAAAAGTCCTCAAGAGTGTAAATGCCCACATGTTGAgttcccctttctttcttttttgtttttaattgagacatattttcagtttctaTTCTGTTTATGTGATAAGGCTTGGGTTGGTTGggtctgtttgtctctttgcaATGTAGTTCAAATGAAGGCTACCAGATACAGACTGTAAATACGGTCAGCTGTACTTAGATAGCTGTCGGCTGTCAGCGTCgtacatttaaatgtaactttCGACAAAAGTTAGCTGGTGAAGGCGACTGTCGTTGCCATGTCAAATTTCTGCCTCAGTGTGTCGATGTCCTCAAAAGCAGAGCGTGCTGATTCCGGTCCCACACTTGCCACAATATCACAACCCTTCAGTTTTTGCACACTTGAAATATTACCTTGAAAAGCACAGTGTGAGATACCAATGGGCATTTAGCGTGTCCTGATTCACTCTAAATCAATATTCCCTTGGAGAGACTTTCACATCTATTTTTATGTGTTCTTCCCACCAGACTGCCTCAGCATACATATTCTTCGGAAATGTATGATGTCAGCATGAGTGAGAGAGAACGTAAGCTGTAGTGACATAATGGCGTTCAGCGCTTATTTTAGAAGAGAGTTGTTTATCTTTAATAGATCAAACTCAAATCATCGTTCGTCATCTGGAACTTCAATCACAATTCTGCTTTTAGGTTTCATGATGAGTGGTACTTATCCAGCCAGCTGTTGGCTGCTACACGAGCGTTCCCCTTAACAGTTCACGATGTTGCTTCATTTCTGTCAAAGTTCAAGCTTAAGAGAGAAATTGAACTGGGATGACCTCTGATAGAGGCAGACAACACAGAGTTGAAAACTCCATGATACACGTAATCAGCCAGTATAGATGAGCTTGATGTCAGTCTGTTTGGAAACTcctgtttcaaaaaaaaaaaatagaagcagCCCTGCTGCTAAGCCGGCCCTCGTTACCTTTCACAATCCCTAGAGTTGTTGAAACACAACATTGCTGCATATCACCATTACATTATCTCATATGAATTGACTGCAGTACAAAATGAATCTTCCTCATGGTGATACTTGTTATGGTGTAGTGCAGGATCAAACTTATGTGGGGGAACTTTACTAAATCTGTTCTATTAATGTTTACAAGCTTTCACAATCACTTTGTCTACTGTCTGCTTATTTTCACTGGAAACTAATGCTTGTAGAGGGCTACTGACAGCAGTGAGACACGAGTCCTGTTCAGTCCTggctttaaaatgtgtgtctttAATGATCAGATCAGAAGCATCCGGCTTTAAACGTGTTATTTTTCTCACCTTCTCCTTGAGCCACCACTTGAGGTCTGACTATGGTGCTTCATGCTCTACATGcagaaaaaatgtgtgtgaagcAGTGCGATGTTATATCAGGTCCTCTCTCTAGTGAATCTTTACCCGCTGCTGTTTCAgagccacaaacaaacaagcactaCGCATTTTGGATCATGATGAGCTGTAAAGTCTCTAACTCACTTAAAGCTCacatgctatttatttatctccgcTGTGAAGTTTTTGGAGACCCGTGCAAAGCGCAGATTACAACTCGTTGAAAGTGTTCATGCGCAGTTCTGCACTATACGatgaaaacagtaaaatgttttaaaagactCCATCCACTAATGAACTTCTTTTGGATCATTCTAACAAGCACTTCTGTGCTTTCTCCTGGATCATGATGTCAGCTGAGTGCGTGGTCCATGAATTTGACTACCTTAGAAACGTGGTCACGAGACCCACACCTCTTGTGACCACATTCAGTACGTCCTTGGTGCCTCTTGTTCACACTTTACTACCAATGATACTAATACTTTAAGCTTGTTGTTTGTGATGGATTCAATCAGGATTCACCACCACGTTCTACAGAACTCCAAGCTCAGCCAGTTTGTGCTTTAAGCGCTCCAGTCAGCACCTGTGCTTCTGAACGCTATAGCAGAACATTTCTAACACAGCTCCGTGGAGAACATAGGTCCTCAGATAATTAGCCATTTATCACCTGCACATCAGATGAGCTCAGGTTGGAACTGGTGGCCACCAGGCAGCAGTATTGTGgaattagtgtttttttttttttttagacgtcCTTCAAATCCTGACTCCTCTCACCCCATTGTTCAGGTATCTCAACACACAGTTCATCAAGAAGAACAAACTAACGGAAGCAGACCTGCAGTACGGCTACGGGGGAGTGGACATGAATGAGCCACTCATGGAGATCGGAGAGGTACTGACTCACTTATAAACAATTCCCCGCCCATACGTATATTCGCCGTCCCTTGGGTGAGATTAGAAGCAGTAAGGGGAGTAAATGATGGAAATATTGTTCTGTATTTCCCTTTATGCTTCCCTTCTTCAATAGATTGAGCAAGAATCTGTCTACACTGTGGTAACATGCTTTTCTTTGTCGTCGCAGTTGGCACTAGATATGTGGAGGAAACTAATGATCGAGCCCCTTCAGGCTGTCCTGATCCGGATGTTgctaaatgaaatcaaaaagtAAGTTGGTCACACTCACAGAATTGTGAGTTATGGACTTTTTATACCTAGAGCCTCTGAGGATTATTTCTAGATTTCTGCAGTGGTGGACATAAGTTTTGAACCTGCTTTTGTCatatccatcttttttttttctttgattgtcCTTACTGTAACGTGCGCTTTAACACTTTGAAAGTCAGGAATAGAAATATATTATGATCAGAAACATGAACAGCTCTATTTATATTTTGGAAAAGCTGTGAAGTCTCCGGTCACATATATACACTCAGAAGTTTGGACACACGTTTTGTtaaattgaatgagaaggtgtgtccacgCTTATCATTATCGAGGAAATACTCGCCTTTACTCCACGTGGCTCCTAATTTATCAGCATGATCTGATCagtaattaaccacatgccagtgcctttttttgtttgacagaaTTCCACACAGCTTACTCAGTGATTTCATTTACAGGAAGTCATTTATAATAGCGTttgtgagttgttgttttttttacgatCGAAGGGCAAACAACGAACATAAATAGACTGATGACAGTAATGTTTTGAATCACAGGTTGTACTGCATGAATAAGGACAAATACACTAACAATTACACTTGTTGTCCAGTAACTTAGTAACCACAGTATCTTTCGTAAGTATGACCCCATAAACAAAATATCACGTCTTGGCATCAACCCTTTTCTCAAAGGACTGTTTTTCACTTTCTCCCTTGTTTGGACACGTGATCCGTGTGTGAATAATGAATCTGTGTCCAGCATGCCTGCCAAACAATGTCCTAAATGTGGCTCCATCATGTCCCACAGTGATCGTTGCGGCGAGAACCCCAACCAGAAGGTAATCCATGGGGTCATCAACTCCTTTGTTCATGTTGAACAGTACAAGAAGAAGTTTCCACTAAAGGTGAGGacacaaagttttattttgttgttgagaaGGAGTCATCTTAATGTAAACAGTGAGAGCAAAACCCAAAGACATGAATAATGCACGGAATGTAGACTGCCATTcgtgtgtataaataaatactgaactcCGTGTCATCTTCTCTTCATGTGTTGCAGTTTTATCAGGAAATCTTTGAAGGGCCATTTCTGATAAAAACAGGAGAGTATTACAAACAGGAAGCCTCCAATCTACTTCAGGAATCCAACTGCTCACAGTATATGGAGAAGGTAGGAACGATGGAGAGATAGTGAAAGTATGTCAGTGTTTAAGTTTCACTTTGACTGTACAAGTTGCTGCAGctctgtcatttgtttgttgtcGTTTCTGAGTTACgtatttaagatttaagacCCCGATTGTACTGCGTCttagtgtgtgtgcacgcatacactgatcagccataacattatgaccactaacaaccggagttaataacattgacacAAAATTgacttgtgacaattcactgctctgctgggaaacttttggacctgacctTCATTTATGTGGAAGtaacttggacatgtagcacccacctagaccagaccagacacccccaccccatagcaatgacactccttgatggcagcagccatccccagcaggatgcagcctgacatacacacatacatgcatatacaaaaaaaaagatcccagactgatcaagtatctgtgggatgatagacaaaggcccctcccctcaacccacagacCCGaaggcccccattaacaacattctgttaccagacaccacagggcaccctgaGGaggcccattctctgatgagtcacaactgttttggaggcacaagggagacctacacgataataggaaagtggtcataatgttatgtctcaTCTGTGTATGTGAGTCGGGCCCCCAAAAGCCcgtacatacacacatgtgggacctctgtgtttgtgtttgtgaagtgtCAGGTCATGTCAATCTGCTGACATAAGAGTTTTAATCTGCGTATTAGCTCTACCCTTAACCCGCTAATGCTTATATTATAGACCCCTGGGCAACTAGAGCTGCCATGACCTCTTTCGCTCTTTCTCTtgctcactctctctccctctctctctctgtatctccctctctctctctctctctcagctgccgtgtccctctctttctctcactctttctttcacCCTGacagtaatcagattaatctgATAGATTTATCCCTCCAGCCGGCAAACAGGATCATCATTAAAGCTTTACCAGGCATTAGGACAGTGTGCCTTGCCTCCCCGTTTGATCTGTCACTGCGCTGTTGTGTTCGTATGAAAACTGACATGTGATATGACGGCgaacaaacagcaacagacTATAGTGTTTTACACTGGGCTCCTGTCTGGACAAGTTTAGCTACAATCGCATATCTGACCCAGATCACGGCCACATGGAGGCAGCCTTCTTTATTcttatgttgtgtgtttgacaagtctgtgtttcatgtaCAGTCTCTTTAAAAGTCTCAAtagtattttcttctttctagtTAATCTGTTCGGTGCAGCACAGAGGACTTTTGAAATCTCTGTGTCTCAAATGAGGTTAAAACGTGTTTGTTTTACCGTGTATTATGTGTTTAGTTTGGATGCATCTGTAAAACGACCTGATTTGATTGTTCCGTCTTTGACGTGAACGATACTGAATCATCTCCTTGCATCTTTGCCATCGTCCAGGTTTTGGGGCGGTTGAAAGACGAAGAGGTTCGGTGTCGGAAGTACCTGCACCCCAGCTCCTATGCCAAAGTCATCCACGAATGCCAGCAGAGGATGGTGGCAGATCACTTGCAGTTCCTGCACGGGGAGTGCCAGAGCATTATTCGGCAGGAGAAGAGAGACGGTCAGCCCGCCGTATTAATTATTTGCGTTGCgttaataatattatatttgcaTCATGAACGTGAGATCAATCTTTGTCTCgttgtgttattttcttcagACATGGCCAACATGTACACCTTGCTGCGGGCCGTGTCCAACGGGTTGCCTCACATGATCCAGGAGCTGCAGGTCCACATCCACAACGAGGGCATCCGAGGCACCAGTAACCTCTCTCAGGAAAATGTTAGTATCATCTGATTGCACATATTGGGGTTTTCAAGGTGCCCTACTTCTTGGAAAACAGCTTTGGAAGGGTCGTTCCCTctgttgttctgcttttattaCAGGAGGATGCACTGCTAAATGTTTTTCAGGAACAATTATTATATATGTCCCAatcaatttgttgtttttatttatttattttttgtgcctGATTATTTAATATTGAGTATTTGCCGAGTCCaggttagatttttttttagttgtttcttcGCATGTTTTATGCGTATGTGAAATTTGCTCATGCTTCTTCATATTggattacattatattatagcCTTCAGACTCTGTTTAACGTTGGCCTGTATGCTTGACAGTTAAATAGCTCTGCAACACGAAAATACCTGCCTGCAACCTATTCcttacagtttcattttatttcaacaatCGAGCTTTAGtcattgtgcaaaataaataacattaaataaactaaaagaatATTGGCTGTCATCATAAAAGAACACTTAGACCTGGATGGTTTTAAAAGAAtaacttcattcatcttcatgaATAGCTATGGTGTATATCTTAAGTCCTACATTCTGCTTGAACTAGCATTATAAACTTCAGAACAGAAATCTCCTCTCAGTCCTGTAAAGTGCTTACAGACCACAGACATGTTTGGTTTTGGttgaacagaaaaataataataattaggaAAGTTTGGGCTTGTCTCAAAGTGGCTCTTTGTGCTCTATCTGATGTGATGGTTTCAAAAACGCCTTCATCAGCATCATCGTGGTTATACTCTTGTGTCTCTTGTCTTTATTACTTCGGCTTTAATCGAAAATGTCTGCGACTAATAAACGTTTAtgtctctcctctgcctccctttAGATGCCAACCCTGTTTGTGGAGTCAGTTCTGGAGGTTCACAGTAAATTTGTTCAGCTCATTAACACAGTTCTAAATGGAGATCAGCACTTTATGAGTGCACTTGATAAGGTAATAAACTACGGACTCTTGATAGCTAGTGTTTTATTGAACACCCCGTCATAACAGTCattagataaaaaaagaaagaatcctTTATTCCTCACGTACATTGTGTCTATTTGTTGActgattgtgtttatttgatgtTTCTCGCTCAGGCTTTGACGTCTGTGGTGAACTTCAGGGAGCCCAAGTCCATCTGCAAAGCCCCCGAACTcgtgagtacacacacacacacacacacacacacacacacacacacagcgtttAATAGACGGCGCCTTGACCGGGTCATGTCCCTCCTGGTGTCTCTGTCCAGCTGGCGAAATACTGTGACAATCTGCTGAAAAAGTCTGCAAAGGGAATGACGGAGAATGAGGTGGAGGACAAGCTGACCAGCTTCATCACAGTGTTCAAGTACATAGACGACAAGGACATCTTTCAAAAGGTAACGAGGAGCCGCCTCTCGCTAAACAAAAGCCTAAAATGTTTCTtgttctgttcattttattGCCGTGCTTGGAAGATGTTGGttgcttttaaactttttgagTGTTTGACTCATTGTGTGTCTATGTCGTCCTAATATGTTCATTGctttctgtcctctgcagtTTTATGCCAGAATGCTAGCAAAGAGGTTAATACATGGTTTATCATTGTCAATGGACTCAGAAGAAGCCATGATCAACAAACTAAAGGTAAATCCACAGCTGGGAATTATGAACTCATGAGATGTGTGACCGTACGGCTGCTAAGATTCTTTTCTTACCGGTCTGGTGTCTGAAAGAATGTCAGTAAAATCCAAACCTGCAGAGAGTCTTCAACCAATCACATGCCTCTTCCCCCAAAATTTCCCTTTCCATTCTGtcaaaatagaaagaaaaacttgttCCTGGGACTTTCCAGAGCCATTTAACGCCATGCTTTTTTACCACAACATTAACATGGTGGCAACTGTGTAGTTGCCAGGTTGTGTGTGCTTGAGTGAAACTTCAACAGCTAGTCTCTTACTCTGACACATCCAGAAACATTAAAGGAAGGCAACAGtagagtagcttcttcagttctaaggcaCTGGTGAGGAGTTGAggttaaaaagaaacatctgtgtgtgaagaccccaaactgattagagagattaagtagggacctcctacctactatgtgttttctacattaaactcgacTTAGtgctaattataaatatacattattattgtcattttgcattcagtattaagctattcaaataatacacaggtccaaatattttttttatttcaaacatgtgcaacagtagagtgacCATGGGGGAAAATtgtgaggagaaataaaaaacacatatataaaaaacgtctaatcaactTGAAGACCTAAGGTGTAgaccatcagaaacttgcttggcTGGTGTTAACcaccagatactcacctgttGTTTGGGGGGCTGCTGtgtgtccctgtcctctttcacTATGAATAGTTCTCTAATCTCCTGttatcagtcagaggctccgGTTCCAAGGTGTGGATGGGgggaaacttcttggggacagaagttaagactgtaaattgatggcagattatatctgcTCTGACAGTGTGGATGGCCTCTCTCGCATGCTTTGTGAATGTAGTGCTTAATAGGCTACTTTACACGCTTAAATATGAAGTTTAATGTAAGAATGACACCAAACTAAAGTCTCAAACAAGTCTCACGACTACCTGCTGAAATGTAGGCAttgaaattataaatataaagtaatGAGACATGCTCAGTGTGCAGTGTGGATAAGCAGCGCCCCAGACCACCTCAAAGTGCTTAAAACTAATTAACTTTTGCAGAGAGAAGCCTCTTTTTGATGGTACACATGACATGCGCAGGACTCGGGCAATTATAGCTCAGTTGGGCTTCAGCTGACTGAGTAAACAAGCATTTAGCAAGCTGTCGAAAAAGTTAAACTCACCATGAACGCCCAAACCAATCACTACCGAGTAACTGAACCCCCCGTTACGAGGACATGTTCACAAAATCGTCATCACCTCTCTCTCATTAATACTCTGTGTCCTCCTCATTGAACCTGCAGCAAGCTTGTGGCTATGAGTTCACCAGCAAACTCCACCGAATGTACACAGACATGAGCGTGAGTGCCGACCTCAACAACAAATTCAACAATTTCATCAAGACGCAGGAGACGGTGGTGGACCTGGGAATCAGCTTCCAGATCTATGTATTACAGGTCTGTTTGAACTACTTGTACGTTTTCTCACAGCTGCGGAGACACACGTGATGAATTTTGAAAGTTTTGGTCTTGACATGTGGTTTTACAGATGAGAACTTTACGAGCATCAgtacatatttgtgtttcttgACGGCGACAGTGGATTCACACCTGGtgttagaatcagaatcagaatcactttgtTGATTCCAGGGGGAAGTTACTTTTCGTCACAGCGGCAGTGATTAGTGGTTCAGTTCTGCCAACCACAGCTTGTATCGTAGTAACCTGTGGCCTTGTGGTTTATGCTTTCTCTTTGCAGGCTGGAGCATGGCCGCTCACGCACGTCCCCTCCTCCACATTCGCCATCCCTCAAGAACTAGAGAAGAGCGTGCAGATGGTGAGCAGCACCGACGGGCTGTGAGAGAGTGACTCCGATCAAATATTGTATATTGTGGAATAACCTCTGGTTCTCACCTTCCTTTACAGTTTGAGTTGTTCTATAATCAACACTTCAGTGGGAGGAAGTTGACCTGGCTGCACTATCTCTGCACAGGTAACGAAATCTGAATGTATCACTACAACAAAACATACTCTGGGTCTATATTATGTTAAGTGCTGTAGTCTATACAAAAATGTCTGGCTCTGACTAAATGTCAATGCACTGAGTACACTCTGCCTTGTAGCCTCTGTAGGAATTATTAACAAATATAATAACTGTGACTAATAGCCACCTGGTACATGCACATTCACCAAATGACTCCTTCAGGAAACCGGAAGAGCTGATcctatttgtgtgtttcagtgttgagATGAGATAAAGATGTAAAACGAGAAAAGCCCTACTTCTTGTCCTTACAATGGTTCAGCCTATCAGAGATCTCTTTCACAAACTTGTCCCGGAGCAGTTTCCACATGCTGAACTAGCGCCAGCGTTGCAGGACGTGCCAGAAAAACTAGAGCCAGAGAAGCTCGGCGTGACACAGCCCTAAACACAAACTTAGCAGAGCATCATAACAGAGGAAATCCTGGTATCACATAGTTCTGTACCCGAAAGCCGGATTTATGGTCCTGCatatgacaaacacacaaaaactcacCCTCCTACACTTCACCTACTGAGGCGTCTTTTCATGTTTATGGATTACAATAATTTCAGTAATGGTAACATTTGTGCAACATTTATTAGGTCCAACTCTAACGTGAGCCGCTTCAAATGTAAGTGTTTGTAGTACAAACTCAGTACACCTTATGAGCTGCATGTTGAGTTGTTTGTCAAGCTGTGACATGCAAACTAGAAGTTAACACTTTTAGATCATATTTTACAAATTCAACAACAGTAAACCAATGATTCCTTTGatgtgatgttagtttggagcaGCAAATGTTAAATCATAATCAGTTTCTATTGGGTTGAGAAAGTCCCAAATCTTGTGGAAAGTATTTAAAGGGGGTAAGTTAAGGTACATTGTTTGATAAACAACAAATTTCTTTACCATAAAAGATGCATCAAAGGTACaaatagtgttttgtttttcacagctaGATACACGACCACGAGAAGCAAATTATCTCTCAAGTGACATTTAATTCCCTCTTGCCACACAGGTGAGGTGAAGATGAACTACCTGTCTAAGCCCTacgttgccatggtgacaaCCTACCAGATGGCGGTGCTGCTGGCCTTCAACAACAGCCAGACGGTGACCTACAAGGAGCTGCAGGATGGCACCCAGATGAACGAGAAGGAGCTACAGAAGACCATAAAGTCCCTGCTGGACGTCAAGATGCTCAACCACGACTCTGAAAAGGTCTCACCTTTCATTACAAATATGATGACGGATGGTGTAATATGAAAAACACGCAGGTTGTTCGAATACAGAATGTCTTCTCCCTGTGCTCACAGGAGGACATCGAAACCGAGTCAACGTTTTCACTAAATATGAGTTTCACCAGTAAAAGGACAAAATTCAAGATCACAACATCAATGCAGAAAGACACaccacaggtgagacaaatgATGTTCCTTTCTCATGGACTCCTGGTATGCGCTGTGCACGTCATGTTTTGTGATCCTTAAAAACCACGTGTTCTGCCCCGTCTGGTGTTCAGGAAATGGAGCAGACGAGGAGCGCCGTAGACGAGGACCGCAAAATGTATTTACAAGCTGCTATAGTGAGAATCATGAAGGCCCGCAAGGTGCTCCGACACAATGCCCTCATCCAGGAGGTGAGTGTTGACTGACTCAGCTGAACAGCTTATGAGTCAACTCGTTGTTAGGTGAAAAGGCTTTTGCATGCATGCTATTAAAAGAGCAAGCTTTCTATTTACATAGATGTCAAAGCTATGTCTTTTGCCTAACAAATATTGAGTCGAACTAGAAGAAAAGCACTAGTAACCAtgctgaaaatgagaaaatgagactGTTCAACCTCACATGTCTGAAGATACATCCAGATCACGGTATGTCGAGgacgaaacaaaaacaagcgCAGCCGGTGGTGCCCACCCAcacatattttctaaaatacaaACTCACCATCCAGCTATTTAAAATTGAAGGGACTTGTCGTTGCGTCCTCATCTTATCTGATGCTAATCACTAGCATTGTAGCCCTTCTTTCCAGCGTTTAAAGCGGTTTGTATCTGTACATACATGGACCTATAAAGCTAAACAGTATAGCTTTAAATTAACTTCAGATCTAGTCACAGTCTGTAAACAATGACAAAATACAGTAAACATCTTTCCTAATCAGGtctgaataaatctgaaatttGAAAGGATTTCTTTATTATGAGAAAATTGGATAGAGGTTATGGTTAAAGTCTCATTTTCATCAGCATGCGCAGCAGCAGCGTGAAAGTAAACATGATGCTTGAGCACATGCCACGCCTATAGACTGATGGAACTTCCCTAGAGCATTTCCTGTAGTTACTTGCTTTACTTGTCCAGAAAAGGACagcatttgtcatttcagttgttgttcattatttctgatttctttctttctgtgctcAGGTCATCAATCAGTCCAAAGCCAGGTTCAACCCCAGTATCAGCATGATCAAGAAGTGCATCGAGGTGCTCATCGACAAGCAGTACATCGAGCGAAGCCAGACCTCGGCAGACGAGTACAGCTATGTCGCGTAGGCAGACGAGCCGGCCCGCACAAACACTCAGCCGTGACTGACCGGCAGACCCGGGTTTAAAGCGTGAATCAAACCACATAACAGACTCATTCATCATTAGGTTTTGGACTGTCGCTCTCTGCTGAGTTCCCGAGCGGTGACTTAAAAGCAGGACTGGTGCctccatctttgaaaaaaagaataaaaaaagtcatCGCGTCACGTCACACAGGTTGGTGGCTGTCACCACCAGCTCATAAGACCCTCCTCCCGacccccatccccccccccccacccactttCTGATTTTAAGCTGTTTACAACATCACCAGTGCCACGCACATGTGCGTCAAACGACAAAGAGAAAATGCCTATAGCCGTTTGAGAGGGAAGAGCTAATGAACATACTAGtcgacaagaaaaaaaaaataaaggaaaaaaagaaaactggggAAAGGATTCGTTGTGACATCAATGACACATTGGTGGctacacatgtaaacaaaaaaaaacatgctttctTTCTCACGTTTGCAGTTGTtgtgtgattattttctttctttgttaaatGTACTGA
It contains:
- the cul2 gene encoding cullin-2, with translation MSLKPRVVDFDETWNKLLTTIKAVVMLDYVERATWNDRFSDIYALCVAYPEPLGEKLYTETKVFLENHVRQLYKKVLDSEEKVLVMYHRYWDEYSKGADYMDCLYRYLNTQFIKKNKLTEADLQYGYGGVDMNEPLMEIGELALDMWRKLMIEPLQAVLIRMLLNEIKNDRCGENPNQKVIHGVINSFVHVEQYKKKFPLKFYQEIFEGPFLIKTGEYYKQEASNLLQESNCSQYMEKVLGRLKDEEVRCRKYLHPSSYAKVIHECQQRMVADHLQFLHGECQSIIRQEKRDDMANMYTLLRAVSNGLPHMIQELQVHIHNEGIRGTSNLSQENMPTLFVESVLEVHSKFVQLINTVLNGDQHFMSALDKALTSVVNFREPKSICKAPELLAKYCDNLLKKSAKGMTENEVEDKLTSFITVFKYIDDKDIFQKFYARMLAKRLIHGLSLSMDSEEAMINKLKQACGYEFTSKLHRMYTDMSVSADLNNKFNNFIKTQETVVDLGISFQIYVLQAGAWPLTHVPSSTFAIPQELEKSVQMFELFYNQHFSGRKLTWLHYLCTGEVKMNYLSKPYVAMVTTYQMAVLLAFNNSQTVTYKELQDGTQMNEKELQKTIKSLLDVKMLNHDSEKEDIETESTFSLNMSFTSKRTKFKITTSMQKDTPQEMEQTRSAVDEDRKMYLQAAIVRIMKARKVLRHNALIQEVINQSKARFNPSISMIKKCIEVLIDKQYIERSQTSADEYSYVA